A section of the bacterium SCSIO 12696 genome encodes:
- a CDS encoding TonB-dependent receptor: protein MNAAPNMLFSGKVIFAARILAASIAFAHQPVLAAKPTITLPPIELDIPAQSLQSALIQLAIQSQSSIIAPTNLVDGKTTQAIKGRYQLEQALRQILGDNNLRYRFSEDRRSVSIIAAPKKATPEPPPNQPEAPRQQIFEQLVTVGSRLPRSRIGHPLNSITPVSSIHFDNTAANGTVSITDTIRDLTINNGSAFINEQNNLAGTVQFNIRGIGFASTLALINGRRSGKSGLSDNGGAFFFDISHIPLNMISRIDVQKDGASAIYGSEAVGGVVNIVTRKGFSGLELSGSYTDASNESGNVSLALGDWEDESGYNLYINYFRQNRNNRTDFPWLTERLSHTDDLQNTVLASAAGSPGTYRQATFNTDTGLASEVASELAFPDPDCIEAGGVLRNSNCLHIFADQNSVLHEKRQLQIFAEANYQLNDATLIFTEVGFNNGRINRTRGPGNFNNGLVADSGRIFIPSDHPFNFFTAGSQPGELIYIDPSQWDNAIHNAVDLSCQCRVLGNEFNGVNSPEDRISDNDFARALIGIEYELGDSISFSASYLYSSSQWDLSTPFNYSAPVVNQLILNGRFNPFGTRIASPELISPKDNISRAGLSDDVFEVLRERDNTSTRQDQQVVDISITGEAFSLPAGTAGFALGTQLRREDFTLLNDPKRLNGTGGLRGTLNNISGQQRSWAYFAELMIPAASTLDIQLALRGENYNLESASDIGPKVAMRWEAQPWLALRGSFSRSFQAPSLRQISEARSASIINDPARPNPVTGELECTDSSRGGNTSSRTVGDPDLNSQLARNLSFGAVFTPTDESHIVLDYWQIDYRDLIVQDEGASQIVTNDCLDDGIPNDPRIERSAGGNILLVTSNFINSGELLASGFDISARHTATLSGGELELGLEASLVDEFLFDPANGDPIVNGAGSRNSLNRFSSVPELRANASLHWHSDYIYSSATLRYISDYENDQDNNSRIPSFVTLDLQFGVQIPSEFGDSQITLGINNVADRDPPSLGINQRPGYDPAVHDIRGRQLLVAFKHKF, encoded by the coding sequence ATGAATGCAGCGCCGAACATGCTGTTTTCAGGGAAAGTTATTTTCGCTGCCCGAATTCTGGCGGCAAGCATAGCTTTTGCTCATCAGCCTGTATTGGCTGCAAAACCAACCATTACTTTACCCCCTATAGAACTAGATATTCCGGCTCAATCTCTGCAAAGCGCTCTTATCCAGCTAGCCATTCAGTCTCAGTCCTCAATTATCGCCCCAACTAATCTGGTAGATGGGAAAACCACTCAGGCGATTAAAGGCCGCTATCAATTGGAGCAGGCTCTACGGCAGATACTCGGTGATAATAACCTGCGCTATCGATTCTCTGAGGATCGACGTAGCGTATCTATTATTGCCGCGCCCAAGAAAGCCACACCAGAACCGCCACCGAATCAACCGGAGGCGCCTCGCCAACAAATTTTTGAGCAGCTGGTGACCGTGGGATCAAGGTTGCCACGTAGCCGAATCGGTCATCCGTTGAACTCAATAACACCGGTATCCAGCATTCATTTTGATAATACTGCCGCCAATGGCACCGTCTCCATAACAGACACTATTCGAGATCTGACCATTAACAATGGCTCGGCATTTATCAATGAACAAAATAACCTGGCCGGCACAGTGCAATTTAATATACGCGGCATTGGCTTTGCTTCGACCCTCGCCCTCATTAACGGTCGCCGCAGTGGAAAATCCGGGCTATCTGACAACGGAGGTGCGTTCTTTTTTGACATCAGCCATATTCCACTCAACATGATTAGCCGTATCGATGTGCAGAAAGACGGAGCCTCTGCCATTTACGGCTCAGAAGCTGTCGGTGGGGTAGTTAACATTGTCACCCGCAAAGGCTTTTCGGGGCTGGAGCTGTCTGGCAGCTATACCGACGCCTCCAATGAAAGTGGCAATGTAAGCCTTGCCCTAGGTGATTGGGAAGACGAAAGTGGCTACAACCTCTACATCAATTATTTCCGCCAAAATCGTAATAACCGTACAGACTTTCCTTGGCTAACAGAACGGCTGAGCCATACTGACGATCTACAGAATACCGTACTTGCATCAGCAGCGGGATCACCGGGCACCTATCGCCAGGCCACCTTTAACACAGATACTGGACTGGCCAGCGAAGTAGCCAGTGAGCTCGCATTTCCAGACCCAGATTGCATTGAGGCCGGAGGGGTACTGCGTAACTCTAACTGCCTGCATATTTTTGCTGACCAAAACTCCGTTCTTCACGAAAAGCGTCAACTGCAAATCTTTGCCGAAGCAAATTACCAATTAAATGATGCCACTCTGATATTCACAGAGGTGGGCTTTAACAACGGCAGAATCAACCGTACTCGAGGGCCAGGTAATTTTAATAATGGACTGGTTGCCGACAGTGGTCGTATTTTTATACCCAGCGATCATCCATTTAATTTTTTTACAGCAGGCAGTCAACCTGGAGAGCTGATATATATCGATCCGTCGCAATGGGACAACGCCATTCATAACGCCGTTGATTTAAGCTGCCAATGCCGCGTTCTCGGCAACGAGTTTAATGGTGTCAATTCGCCGGAAGACCGAATATCAGACAACGATTTTGCAAGAGCCCTCATCGGCATTGAATATGAATTGGGGGATAGCATCAGTTTTAGTGCGAGCTACCTATATTCGAGTTCTCAATGGGATCTATCAACACCTTTTAATTACTCTGCACCCGTGGTTAACCAACTAATTCTCAATGGCCGCTTTAATCCCTTTGGCACTCGTATCGCCAGTCCTGAGCTTATCTCACCAAAAGACAACATCAGCCGGGCTGGTTTAAGTGACGATGTATTTGAGGTACTTAGAGAGCGTGACAATACCTCAACACGCCAGGATCAACAGGTTGTGGATATCTCTATTACTGGCGAGGCATTTAGCCTGCCTGCAGGAACTGCTGGCTTTGCGCTCGGCACTCAACTGCGGCGAGAAGATTTTACGTTACTTAATGACCCCAAACGCCTTAACGGCACCGGAGGGCTACGAGGCACACTCAACAATATTTCCGGCCAGCAAAGATCATGGGCTTATTTCGCAGAGCTCATGATACCGGCAGCGTCTACTTTGGACATACAACTCGCCTTGAGAGGTGAAAATTACAACCTGGAGTCGGCTAGCGACATTGGGCCCAAGGTAGCCATGCGTTGGGAGGCACAACCCTGGTTAGCCTTACGAGGTTCGTTTAGCCGCTCTTTCCAAGCGCCTTCATTGAGGCAAATCAGCGAAGCGAGATCTGCGTCTATTATCAATGATCCCGCCAGGCCCAACCCGGTGACAGGTGAACTGGAATGCACAGATTCCAGCCGTGGGGGCAATACATCCAGTCGCACTGTCGGCGATCCTGACCTGAACTCACAGCTGGCCCGAAACTTGAGCTTTGGGGCCGTCTTTACGCCAACAGACGAATCTCACATAGTGTTGGATTACTGGCAAATTGATTATCGAGACTTAATTGTTCAAGACGAAGGTGCATCGCAAATTGTCACCAACGATTGTTTGGACGACGGCATTCCCAACGACCCGCGCATTGAGCGGTCTGCGGGTGGCAACATCCTTCTGGTTACCTCAAACTTCATTAATTCCGGAGAGCTACTAGCCAGCGGTTTCGACATTTCTGCGCGCCATACCGCCACTTTATCTGGAGGAGAATTGGAACTGGGATTGGAAGCATCTCTCGTGGATGAATTTCTTTTTGATCCAGCTAACGGCGATCCTATCGTCAATGGTGCGGGCAGTAGAAACTCACTGAACCGATTCAGTTCTGTGCCTGAATTACGAGCTAATGCCAGTCTTCACTGGCACAGTGATTACATTTATTCCAGTGCCACACTGCGCTATATCTCAGACTACGAAAACGACCAAGACAACAACTCTCGAATACCCTCTTTTGTCACTCTCGACCTGCAATTCGGTGTGCAAATACCCAGTGAATTTGGTGACAGCCAGATTACATTGGGTATCAATAATGTTGCTGATCGCGACCCACCTTCTCTAGGCATTAACCAGCGTCCTGGCTACGACCCTGCCGTTCACGATATACGTGGCCGGCAGCTGCTGGTTGCCTTCAAACATAAATTCTGA
- a CDS encoding TonB-dependent receptor — MSKSTPTYFPRKAIAAAVGSIVCLTAGQIFAEESAKSDAVQEEVVVTGSHIKRSNLEGSAPVQVLDRATISAAGAATVQDLVIDLPVNTGTIINDEQSSLAGTTQFNLRGLGLGSTLTLINGRRAGKSAVADGGGNFFFDINQLPLAMIDRIDVQTDGASAIYGSEAVAGVVNVVTRKGFEGFELSANYENATNSSGSLNLAGGAWGDNGGFNIYATYYTQTRNNRTDFDWLRERTLHVGDLQDTALSSANGAPGTYFRTEVNPETGGVRQVSGADAFPDPDCVAAGGILRGSTCRHIFADQNGVIHDSDRFQVFAEYEYNITETMKAFGEFSASNNEVGRTRGPGNYSNGLIESSGRIFIPGDHPFNFFIEDPDNPEALIYIGPEDWDNSIHTGADISGRARILGNEFNGRNSPADRRSDIQNFRALQGFSVDIGESWNVEASYMAARALWDLTTSLDYAAPVVNQLLIDGEFNPFGTRVANPTLVSPKDGVSVAGLSDEVFAQLLVPQTQFAQHDQFVIDVVAAGEIMDLPAGSVGLAVGWQRRDEQFDFTPSALRGAGLGGLSGRVFPRSGELDVDAYFAEVAIPVLDNVELQLALRYEDYGFTDTTDPKVAARWDINDYIALRGSFGSSFQSPTVLQTSEARGAAILDDPVGVDPVTGVLSCGAEGQAGNTATRTVGSDDLSPQSADNYNFGLIIRPTDDLSIGLDYWSYDYTNLISSDEGPQAIVLNDCLDDGIPNDPRVQRTGGGNIILVTSNFINTASVETDGVDLNVRYDIDTDDLGSFALGFNMSYINSFDFRTTPTSEVEDAVGSRNFLNQFPSTPQTRGNITMAWNRDNLFGNAAVRYVDSYLNDRNDFTIDSFTTLDLQFGGEFGLLDDERTTTITAGIKNVFDEDPPAIGFNETTGQASAGRPGYDPEVANIRGRIVYLELKQRF, encoded by the coding sequence ATGTCTAAATCAACACCAACGTATTTTCCACGAAAAGCTATTGCAGCGGCAGTCGGCAGTATAGTCTGTCTAACAGCCGGCCAAATCTTCGCTGAAGAAAGTGCCAAATCAGACGCGGTGCAGGAAGAAGTCGTTGTTACCGGGTCTCACATCAAACGCAGTAATTTGGAGGGCAGCGCGCCAGTACAAGTACTGGACCGCGCAACTATTTCTGCCGCTGGCGCAGCAACCGTTCAAGATCTGGTTATCGACCTGCCTGTGAACACCGGCACCATTATTAACGACGAACAAAGCAGTTTGGCGGGCACTACCCAGTTCAACTTGCGCGGTCTGGGCCTGGGCTCAACACTTACCCTGATCAATGGTCGTCGCGCCGGTAAATCCGCCGTTGCTGACGGCGGTGGTAACTTTTTCTTCGACATCAACCAGCTACCATTGGCGATGATTGACCGCATCGATGTGCAAACCGATGGTGCATCGGCTATTTACGGTTCTGAAGCGGTTGCCGGTGTTGTTAACGTAGTTACCCGCAAAGGTTTTGAAGGCTTTGAGCTTTCCGCAAATTACGAAAACGCCACCAACTCTTCTGGCTCCTTGAACCTTGCCGGTGGTGCTTGGGGGGACAACGGCGGTTTTAATATTTACGCCACTTACTACACACAGACTCGCAACAACCGCACTGACTTTGACTGGTTGCGTGAGCGTACTCTGCATGTTGGCGACCTTCAGGATACAGCACTGTCGTCAGCAAACGGGGCACCAGGCACGTATTTCCGCACAGAAGTTAACCCAGAGACTGGCGGAGTTCGCCAAGTTAGCGGAGCAGATGCTTTTCCTGACCCAGATTGTGTGGCAGCCGGAGGCATTTTACGTGGCAGTACTTGCCGCCATATTTTTGCCGACCAAAATGGCGTGATCCATGATTCAGATCGCTTCCAGGTATTCGCTGAATACGAATACAACATTACCGAAACAATGAAAGCCTTTGGCGAATTCAGCGCCTCTAATAATGAAGTAGGCCGCACTCGCGGACCAGGCAACTACAGCAATGGTTTGATCGAAAGCAGTGGCCGCATCTTTATTCCCGGCGACCATCCCTTTAACTTCTTTATCGAAGACCCCGACAACCCAGAAGCTCTAATTTATATCGGCCCCGAAGACTGGGATAACAGTATCCACACAGGTGCTGATATATCTGGACGCGCACGTATTCTTGGCAACGAATTTAACGGCCGTAACTCCCCCGCTGACCGACGCAGTGATATTCAAAACTTTCGCGCATTACAAGGTTTTTCAGTAGATATAGGGGAAAGCTGGAATGTAGAAGCCAGCTATATGGCGGCCCGTGCACTCTGGGATCTAACAACCAGCCTTGATTATGCTGCGCCAGTGGTAAACCAGCTGCTGATTGACGGGGAATTTAACCCATTCGGCACGCGGGTTGCCAATCCTACATTGGTATCGCCAAAAGATGGTGTCAGCGTAGCTGGCTTATCCGATGAGGTATTTGCGCAACTACTGGTACCTCAGACACAGTTTGCCCAACACGATCAATTCGTAATTGATGTGGTTGCTGCCGGCGAAATTATGGACCTACCTGCAGGTTCGGTAGGTCTTGCCGTGGGCTGGCAGCGCCGCGATGAGCAATTCGACTTTACACCCAGTGCACTGCGCGGCGCAGGCCTGGGCGGCCTCAGTGGTAGAGTCTTCCCTCGTTCTGGTGAGCTGGATGTGGATGCGTACTTTGCAGAAGTAGCTATCCCTGTACTGGATAACGTGGAGCTGCAATTGGCTTTGCGCTACGAAGATTACGGATTTACTGACACGACCGACCCGAAAGTTGCCGCACGCTGGGATATCAATGACTACATTGCTCTGCGTGGCTCCTTTGGTAGCTCTTTCCAGTCGCCAACCGTATTGCAAACCAGTGAAGCTCGCGGTGCAGCCATCTTAGATGACCCTGTAGGTGTAGACCCCGTAACAGGAGTACTGAGTTGCGGAGCAGAAGGCCAGGCAGGTAATACAGCGACACGTACGGTAGGTAGTGATGACTTGAGTCCACAAAGCGCTGATAACTATAACTTTGGGTTGATCATCAGGCCTACCGATGACCTGTCCATTGGGCTTGATTACTGGTCCTATGACTACACCAATTTGATTTCATCAGACGAAGGGCCACAGGCGATCGTTCTAAATGACTGTTTAGACGATGGGATCCCCAATGATCCAAGGGTTCAGCGCACCGGTGGTGGCAACATCATTTTGGTGACATCAAACTTTATTAACACTGCCAGCGTTGAAACCGATGGTGTTGACCTGAATGTGCGCTACGACATCGACACCGATGACTTGGGAAGCTTTGCCCTCGGCTTTAATATGAGCTACATCAACTCCTTCGATTTCCGCACCACTCCGACTTCTGAAGTAGAAGATGCCGTTGGCTCACGGAACTTCCTCAACCAGTTCCCATCCACACCTCAAACCCGGGGCAATATCACTATGGCCTGGAATCGGGACAACCTGTTCGGCAATGCAGCAGTACGCTATGTGGACAGCTACCTGAACGATCGCAATGACTTTACAATTGACTCGTTCACCACGCTAGATCTGCAATTTGGTGGAGAGTTCGGCCTTCTGGATGACGAAAGAACCACCACCATCACTGCAGGCATCAAGAACGTTTTTGATGAAGACCCTCCCGCAATCGGCTTTAACGAGACTACCGGACAAGCTTCCGCAGGCAGACCCGGTTATGACCCTGAAGTCGCCAATATTCGTGGGCGAATCGTTTATCTGGAACTAAAACAAAGGTTCTAA
- a CDS encoding formylglycine-generating enzyme family protein — translation MAAGKQTTTLASLLCLLSCISPLWASDNLSGEMIVIPGGSFTMGDLAGTGNADERPLRQISIQPFALAKHEVTIAQFKHFAKTSNYRSTAEQCQVFHFAPQPTWSWNKQTDWQSVSFDSWQQPDNHPVVCVSFSDVMAYIQWLNQKGDGGFRLPTEAEWEYAARAGSQNPHFYRDVKNQCDFANGADATQLPEGATWKEAVECTDGHIFTAPVGSFTANQFGLHDMLGNVWEWVADCYTDSYQNLPLDGSAQDRPNCQTRVRRGGGWYEPPYWLRTANRAPADIDKATARLGFRLARDLPTQHKAIANK, via the coding sequence ATGGCAGCAGGCAAGCAGACAACAACACTTGCCTCGCTGCTTTGCCTGCTGTCTTGTATTTCACCACTGTGGGCATCGGATAACCTGAGCGGAGAAATGATCGTCATCCCCGGTGGCTCTTTCACAATGGGCGACCTGGCAGGCACAGGGAATGCCGATGAACGCCCTCTTCGCCAAATCAGTATTCAGCCCTTTGCCCTGGCCAAGCACGAAGTCACCATCGCGCAGTTCAAGCACTTTGCAAAAACCAGTAATTACCGTTCCACAGCTGAACAGTGCCAAGTGTTCCATTTTGCGCCACAGCCCACCTGGAGCTGGAACAAGCAAACAGACTGGCAAAGCGTGAGCTTTGATAGCTGGCAGCAACCGGATAACCACCCGGTAGTATGCGTCAGCTTTAGTGATGTGATGGCCTATATCCAATGGCTCAACCAAAAAGGCGACGGCGGATTTCGCTTGCCCACAGAAGCCGAGTGGGAATACGCCGCTCGTGCAGGCAGCCAAAACCCACATTTCTACAGGGACGTAAAAAATCAATGCGACTTTGCCAATGGCGCCGACGCCACACAGTTGCCAGAGGGGGCAACCTGGAAAGAAGCGGTTGAGTGCACGGATGGTCATATCTTCACCGCACCGGTCGGTAGTTTTACCGCCAACCAGTTTGGTTTGCACGATATGCTGGGCAACGTTTGGGAGTGGGTGGCGGACTGTTATACCGATAGCTATCAAAACCTGCCTCTGGATGGCTCCGCTCAAGACAGGCCGAATTGCCAGACACGGGTACGACGGGGTGGCGGCTGGTATGAGCCGCCATATTGGCTGCGCACCGCCAATCGGGCTCCAGCCGATATTGACAAAGCCACCGCTCGCCTGGGGTTTCGGCTTGCACGAGACTTACCAACGCAACACAAAGCAATAGCAAATAAATGA
- a CDS encoding SMP-30/gluconolactonase/LRE family protein, with the protein MNRLLGKTLLLATLLWATSPAVQAGESLVAEGALPERLAMGFSFTEGPSVDRFGNIYFSDIPNSRIYKWSVEEKRLSLFHPNTHQVNGTWFGHDGRLYACQWGKTRIVAFGLDGSEDVIADQHAGKPFNRPNDLWMDPKGGIYFTDPNSRDTKPLSQDGEHVFYITPDRSRVIKAADGFKRPNGIIGTRDGKTLYIADRGAKQTWRYRIQPDGRLTDKTFHAAVGSDGMTLDEHGNLYTTTDAVYVYAPDGRLLERIAITPEKPRNVVFGDVDSKTLFITAGTRFLALKMNVAGMYGPHTNDH; encoded by the coding sequence ATGAATAGACTCTTGGGAAAAACGCTGCTACTCGCCACCTTATTGTGGGCTACCAGCCCTGCTGTACAGGCGGGAGAGTCTCTTGTTGCCGAAGGCGCACTGCCTGAACGGCTGGCCATGGGTTTCAGTTTTACCGAGGGGCCATCCGTAGACCGGTTCGGCAATATCTATTTTTCCGATATCCCCAATAGTCGCATTTACAAGTGGTCTGTGGAGGAAAAGCGCCTGTCTCTTTTTCACCCCAACACCCATCAGGTGAACGGCACCTGGTTTGGTCACGATGGCCGCTTGTATGCCTGCCAGTGGGGCAAAACCCGTATCGTTGCCTTTGGGCTCGATGGATCAGAAGATGTGATTGCGGATCAACACGCTGGCAAGCCCTTTAACCGCCCCAACGACTTGTGGATGGACCCGAAAGGCGGCATCTACTTTACCGACCCCAATTCCCGCGATACCAAGCCCCTGTCTCAAGACGGCGAGCACGTGTTTTACATCACCCCGGATCGCAGCCGGGTGATCAAAGCCGCCGATGGTTTCAAACGCCCCAATGGCATTATCGGCACCCGGGATGGTAAAACCCTTTACATCGCCGACCGGGGAGCCAAACAAACCTGGCGCTACCGCATTCAGCCCGACGGCCGCCTTACGGATAAAACCTTCCACGCTGCGGTGGGTTCCGACGGCATGACTCTGGATGAGCACGGCAACCTCTACACCACCACCGACGCGGTTTATGTATACGCGCCAGATGGCCGCCTGCTTGAGCGCATCGCCATCACCCCGGAAAAGCCCCGCAATGTGGTGTTTGGCGATGTGGATAGCAAAACCCTGTTTATCACCGCCGGCACCCGTTTTCTGGCACTAAAGATGAACGTGGCGGGCATGTACGGGCCTCATACCAATGACCATTAA
- a CDS encoding DoxX family membrane protein encodes MKALTIMLLRISTGLLLVVWGVYKLITPDKAISISNRYYSGMISAESIQMWLGLAEVVLGLMVCLGLLRRFTYPLQSIVLFFGAALIWQHLLDPLGLWLVEPENRKILFFPSLCVFFATLVPLVFKGDDRLALDHKFGLKL; translated from the coding sequence ATGAAAGCCTTGACCATTATGTTACTGCGAATTTCCACCGGACTGCTGCTGGTTGTTTGGGGGGTGTACAAGCTCATTACGCCCGATAAAGCCATCAGCATATCCAACCGCTACTATTCCGGCATGATTAGTGCCGAAAGTATCCAGATGTGGTTGGGACTGGCGGAAGTGGTTCTGGGGCTTATGGTGTGCCTGGGTTTGTTGCGCCGCTTCACCTACCCACTGCAGTCCATTGTACTGTTTTTCGGTGCAGCGCTGATTTGGCAGCACCTCCTCGACCCCCTGGGACTTTGGCTGGTAGAACCGGAAAATCGCAAAATACTGTTTTTCCCATCGCTTTGCGTATTCTTTGCCACTCTGGTTCCCCTGGTTTTCAAAGGGGACGATCGCCTGGCTCTGGATCACAAATTTGGTTTGAAACTCTAG
- a CDS encoding amidohydrolase family protein, protein MMKKTITLLLSCLLISACSQESQTPTLLEVDTLIVNGLVYSGDIADPQTLAVGITDDTIVFVGDTTSQAVIAQQTIDADGMMVLPGFIDPHTHSAGDLKSTDRNANLNYLTQGVTTVFNGNDGGGSADIAAQFGLMEKQGIGTNVALFVGHGDIREQVMGRDNRDPTPEEMESMKALVDSAMDEGALGLSTGLFYVPDTYSTTAEVVELAKVAAAKGGIYESHIRDESNYNIGVKAAIAELLQIGREAKIPVHIAHIKALGVDVWGQSADIIKMVEEAQQNGQAVTADQYPWRASGTGLHKATVPSWALAGSEAEIQARFKNPELMPEIRAAMTENIRRRGGPDSLLIVTALDEALLGKTIADLSKQWSLDPVDTVLKVLALGVNNGGARVASFNMSPDDIANFMVQPWVMTSSDGTNGHPRKYASFPTKYRHYVLEKSLMDVPTFVHRSSAQVAETFGIKNRGYIKPGYFADISIIDSEQFKPAATFREWNQLTPGVIHQWVNGVQVINNGEYTGALPGRGLRKGL, encoded by the coding sequence ATGATGAAAAAAACCATTACCCTCCTATTAAGCTGCTTGCTAATCAGCGCCTGCTCTCAGGAAAGCCAGACGCCAACGCTTCTGGAAGTAGACACACTGATCGTCAACGGGCTGGTGTATTCCGGTGATATTGCTGACCCTCAAACCCTGGCAGTGGGTATTACCGATGACACCATTGTGTTCGTTGGCGACACAACCAGTCAGGCCGTTATTGCTCAACAAACCATTGATGCCGACGGAATGATGGTATTGCCAGGATTTATCGACCCACACACCCACTCTGCCGGCGACCTGAAAAGCACCGACAGAAACGCCAATCTTAACTACCTGACTCAAGGTGTGACCACGGTTTTTAACGGCAATGATGGGGGCGGCAGCGCTGATATTGCAGCGCAATTCGGCCTTATGGAAAAACAGGGAATCGGCACCAATGTAGCGCTGTTTGTGGGTCATGGCGATATCCGCGAACAAGTGATGGGGCGAGATAACCGCGATCCCACACCGGAAGAGATGGAAAGCATGAAAGCCCTGGTTGACAGCGCTATGGACGAGGGTGCATTGGGTTTATCGACCGGGCTGTTTTACGTGCCCGACACCTATTCCACAACCGCAGAAGTGGTGGAACTTGCCAAAGTAGCTGCCGCTAAAGGCGGTATTTACGAAAGCCATATTCGCGATGAAAGCAACTACAACATTGGCGTTAAAGCCGCTATTGCAGAGCTATTGCAGATTGGCCGCGAAGCGAAGATTCCGGTTCATATCGCCCACATCAAAGCGCTGGGAGTTGATGTCTGGGGCCAAAGCGCTGACATTATCAAGATGGTCGAAGAAGCCCAACAGAATGGGCAGGCAGTTACTGCAGACCAATACCCATGGCGCGCATCCGGCACCGGATTGCACAAGGCAACTGTACCAAGCTGGGCTTTGGCCGGTAGCGAAGCAGAAATCCAAGCTCGCTTTAAAAACCCTGAATTGATGCCTGAAATACGCGCGGCGATGACGGAAAACATACGCCGGCGGGGCGGGCCCGATTCATTACTTATCGTGACCGCGCTGGATGAAGCATTGCTGGGTAAAACAATCGCCGACCTATCCAAACAGTGGAGCTTGGACCCAGTGGATACCGTACTGAAAGTATTGGCGCTGGGCGTGAATAACGGTGGTGCTCGGGTGGCTTCGTTTAATATGAGCCCTGACGATATCGCAAATTTTATGGTGCAACCCTGGGTAATGACCTCATCGGACGGCACTAACGGCCACCCCCGCAAGTACGCCAGCTTTCCCACTAAATACCGTCACTACGTATTGGAAAAGTCTTTAATGGACGTTCCCACTTTTGTGCACCGCAGCTCGGCTCAAGTGGCAGAAACCTTTGGCATTAAAAATCGGGGTTACATCAAGCCTGGCTATTTTGCCGATATTTCAATTATTGACAGCGAACAATTTAAACCGGCTGCAACTTTTCGGGAATGGAATCAATTAACCCCTGGAGTTATCCATCAATGGGTTAATGGCGTTCAGGTTATCAACAATGGCGAGTATACCGGCGCCCTGCCCGGGCGTGGCCTGCGCAAAGGCCTATAG